One part of the uncultured Bacteroides sp. genome encodes these proteins:
- a CDS encoding HAD-IIIA family hydrolase, protein MSTINYDLKKIKAMAFDVDGVLSPETIPLHPSGEPMRCVNIKDGYAIQLAVKHGLLVAIITGGRTNAVRVRFEGLGVKDLYLGSSIKINDYNDFKNKYNLTDEEILFMGDDIPDLEVLQTCGLPCCPSDAAPEVKAASMYISHKNGGYGCGRDVVEQVLKAQGKWMNGEAFGW, encoded by the coding sequence ATGAGTACTATAAATTACGATTTAAAGAAAATAAAAGCAATGGCTTTTGATGTGGATGGAGTATTGAGTCCTGAGACTATTCCATTGCATCCAAGCGGAGAGCCAATGCGTTGCGTAAATATCAAAGATGGATATGCAATTCAGCTGGCTGTAAAGCATGGATTACTTGTGGCAATTATTACTGGCGGTAGGACAAATGCCGTACGCGTTCGTTTTGAAGGACTGGGAGTAAAGGACCTTTATCTGGGATCGAGCATAAAGATCAACGATTATAACGATTTTAAGAATAAGTATAATCTTACTGATGAAGAAATTCTTTTTATGGGAGATGATATTCCTGATTTGGAAGTACTTCAAACCTGCGGACTACCTTGTTGCCCCTCCGATGCTGCTCCTGAAGTGAAAGCTGCTTCAATGTATATTTCACATAAAAATGGCGGGTATGGTTGTGGACGTGATGTTGTAGAGCAAGTGTTGAAGGCTCAGGGAAAATGGATGAATGGAGAAGCTTTTGGCTGGTAA
- a CDS encoding Maf-like protein — MLDNLSKYKIILASNSPRRKELMTGLGIKYSVKTLPDIDESYPETLVGGEIPVYIAKGKADAYMHLIKPDQLIITADTIVWLDGKVLGKPQDMDEAREMLRSLSGKTHQVYTGVCLTTKTFQRSFSSVSDVTFATLTDEEIDYYVDQYLPMDKAGAYGVQEWIGYIGVENISGSYFNVMGLPIQRLYRELKTL, encoded by the coding sequence ATGCTGGATAATTTAAGTAAATACAAAATAATACTTGCATCGAACTCTCCCAGAAGAAAAGAGTTGATGACTGGATTAGGAATAAAATATTCTGTAAAAACATTACCCGATATAGATGAGTCGTACCCCGAAACCTTGGTAGGAGGGGAGATTCCTGTTTATATAGCCAAAGGAAAGGCAGATGCTTATATGCATCTTATCAAGCCCGATCAGCTTATAATCACAGCTGACACAATAGTTTGGCTGGATGGCAAAGTTCTTGGTAAACCTCAGGATATGGATGAGGCTAGAGAAATGCTAAGAAGTCTTTCGGGTAAAACACATCAGGTGTATACAGGTGTTTGTCTTACAACGAAAACATTTCAAAGAAGTTTCTCATCGGTGAGCGATGTTACATTTGCTACATTAACCGATGAAGAAATAGACTATTATGTAGATCAGTATCTCCCAATGGATAAAGCCGGGGCTTATGGTGTTCAGGAATGGATTGGCTATATTGGGGTAGAGAACATCTCCGGATCGTACTTTAATGTTATGGGATTACCTATTCAACGACTGTATCGTGAATTGAAGACTTTATAA
- a CDS encoding Rossmann-like and DUF2520 domain-containing protein, which translates to MLINMKENKIVFIGAGNLATNLAEAFHDQHIKIAQIYSRTEDSAKTLAKAVEADYTTELESVINDADIYIVALKDDALVELMLQIIAGKENALMAHTSGSLPLNIWPESVKRKGVFYPLQTFSKQRKVDFLNIPTFIESNNSADNLLLKELASCVTNNVSELSSEKRRQIHLAAVFACNFTNHMYALAEKLLQQYGMPFNYMLPLIEETERKAQVLSPKEAQTGPAVRYDEKIINKHLELLSNEPEMQEIYKLISKSIHKL; encoded by the coding sequence ATATTAATAAATATGAAGGAAAATAAAATCGTTTTTATTGGAGCGGGAAATCTGGCAACTAATCTTGCAGAAGCTTTCCATGACCAGCATATCAAAATAGCTCAGATCTACAGCCGAACTGAAGATTCTGCTAAAACTTTAGCAAAAGCTGTTGAGGCTGATTATACAACAGAGCTCGAAAGTGTTATCAATGATGCCGATATTTATATTGTAGCATTGAAAGACGATGCCTTGGTGGAACTTATGCTTCAGATTATAGCGGGTAAAGAAAATGCTTTAATGGCGCATACTTCAGGTAGTTTACCATTGAATATCTGGCCGGAATCGGTAAAACGGAAAGGTGTTTTTTATCCGCTTCAGACTTTTAGTAAACAACGAAAGGTTGATTTCCTGAATATTCCGACTTTTATTGAAAGCAATAACTCTGCAGATAACCTACTTCTAAAAGAATTAGCAAGTTGTGTAACCAATAATGTTAGTGAACTTTCGTCGGAAAAACGCAGGCAAATTCATTTGGCTGCTGTTTTTGCCTGTAATTTTACTAATCACATGTATGCCCTTGCAGAAAAATTACTTCAACAATATGGAATGCCATTTAATTATATGCTTCCGTTAATTGAAGAGACTGAAAGGAAAGCGCAAGTTCTTTCACCTAAAGAAGCACAAACTGGTCCGGCTGTGCGTTATGATGAGAAGATTATTAATAAGCATCTGGAGCTATTATCTAACGAACCTGAAATGCAGGAAATTTATAAATTGATTAGTAAGAGCATACATAAACTATGA
- a CDS encoding biotin/lipoyl-containing protein — protein MKQYKYKINGNLYKVTVNDIDENNIATVEVNGTPYKVEIEKTVAPKPVTRPAAAPKTESGKPVVSRPAATSNKSAVKSPLPGIILEIKVKIGDTVKKGDTVLILEAMKMENNIHADKDGKVTAINVNNGDSVLEGTDLIIIE, from the coding sequence ATGAAACAATATAAATATAAGATCAATGGAAACCTCTATAAAGTTACGGTTAACGACATTGATGAAAATAATATCGCTACTGTTGAAGTTAACGGTACACCCTACAAAGTGGAAATTGAAAAAACTGTAGCTCCCAAACCAGTAACTCGTCCGGCTGCTGCTCCTAAAACAGAAAGTGGCAAGCCTGTAGTTTCTCGTCCGGCTGCAACATCAAACAAGAGCGCTGTAAAATCTCCGCTTCCAGGTATTATTCTTGAGATCAAAGTAAAAATAGGAGATACAGTTAAGAAAGGAGATACAGTTCTTATTCTTGAAGCAATGAAAATGGAGAATAATATCCATGCAGATAAAGATGGGAAAGTTACTGCTATTAATGTAAACAATGGAGACTCTGTTCTTGAAGGTACAGATCTTATCATAATTGAGTAA
- a CDS encoding TonB-dependent receptor, with protein sequence MKYCALLALIIIFFPTAIIAQGTAKVSGIVMDQDNNPIEIANVRIQGQITGTVTDLRGHYSLTVPSKDSVVIVYSMLGYNTKKRVLKNPKGEITLNVILLNSGYELGEVTVTEAKRQTGMTERIKAKDRKLMPDASGGNIESLIATQAGVSSHNELSSQYNVRGGSFDENIVYVNGVEIYRPLLIRSGQQEGLSFINPDMVQEIGFSSGGYESKYGDKMSSVLDITYKKPEHLEGSVSTSLLGASAYVGFATKHFSMTNGIRYKTNRYLLGSLETKGEYDPAFLDYQTYINWAPNKRWEFGVIGNISQNKYNFKPKDRNTKFGTISAIQEFKVYFGGQERDLFQTYFGSGSITYHLNPYNDISFIGSAFHTKEQETYDITGEYWLSSLNGSTSTATTNDTETIGVGTYMEHARNYLNADVQNYSISGSHKIHSNQIKWGLELKKEFIKDKLREWEMRDSAGYSLPHTSYDVELIYSLASKNKIRSDRFSFYAQDVYKFSSNIGLLTFNIGVRGSYWNWNKEFIFSPRTSIALIPRFNEDLTFRAASGVYYQAPFYKEFRDTTTINGNATVTLNKDIKSQRSIHFVLAGDYRFRALGRPFKFTTELYYKKLDDLIPYNVNNVHISYYGKNMASGYATGIDMKLFGEFVQGTDSWLCLSLMKTEEQINKKWIPRPTDQRYNLSFFFSDYFPGNKKWKMNLKATLADGLPFGPPHSGREEIVFRTPPYKRVDIGMSRQIIDNEDGDYRGRISRHIRNMWIGIDIFNLLGINNVNSYYWVTDISNNQYAVPNYLTSRQINIRLLLEF encoded by the coding sequence ATGAAGTACTGTGCACTTCTGGCACTTATAATAATATTCTTTCCTACAGCAATTATAGCTCAGGGAACAGCCAAAGTCTCCGGAATCGTAATGGATCAGGATAATAATCCAATAGAGATAGCCAATGTACGAATTCAGGGGCAGATAACAGGTACCGTAACTGATCTAAGAGGCCATTATTCATTAACCGTTCCATCAAAAGATAGTGTAGTTATTGTTTATTCCATGCTGGGATATAATACAAAGAAAAGAGTATTAAAGAATCCCAAAGGCGAAATCACACTTAACGTTATACTACTTAATTCCGGATATGAACTAGGAGAAGTTACTGTAACAGAAGCAAAGAGGCAAACTGGAATGACTGAAAGAATTAAAGCTAAAGATAGAAAGCTTATGCCGGATGCTTCGGGAGGAAATATTGAATCTTTAATTGCTACACAGGCTGGAGTAAGTTCGCATAACGAATTAAGCTCTCAATATAATGTGCGGGGAGGTAGCTTTGATGAGAATATTGTCTATGTAAACGGAGTGGAAATCTATCGGCCATTATTAATTCGCTCCGGGCAACAAGAAGGGCTTAGCTTTATAAATCCGGACATGGTACAAGAGATAGGTTTTTCTTCGGGAGGTTATGAATCAAAATATGGAGATAAAATGTCTTCTGTTCTGGATATAACCTATAAGAAGCCGGAACATTTGGAAGGATCTGTATCTACCAGTTTATTAGGAGCTAGTGCTTATGTAGGGTTTGCTACCAAACATTTTTCCATGACTAACGGCATTCGCTATAAAACCAATCGTTATCTTTTAGGTAGTTTGGAAACTAAAGGTGAATATGATCCTGCTTTCCTTGATTACCAGACTTATATAAACTGGGCTCCCAATAAGCGTTGGGAGTTTGGGGTTATCGGTAACATATCACAAAACAAATATAATTTCAAACCAAAAGACCGGAATACAAAATTCGGAACAATTTCGGCTATTCAAGAGTTCAAAGTATATTTCGGAGGACAGGAAAGAGATTTGTTTCAAACTTATTTCGGTTCAGGAAGCATCACCTACCATCTTAATCCCTACAATGATATTTCATTTATCGGGTCTGCTTTTCATACAAAAGAACAAGAAACTTACGATATTACAGGAGAATATTGGTTAAGTTCCTTAAATGGAAGTACATCTACTGCAACTACTAATGATACAGAAACCATTGGTGTAGGAACATATATGGAACATGCCCGTAATTATTTGAACGCAGATGTACAAAATTACTCTATCTCAGGAAGTCATAAGATTCATAGTAATCAAATTAAATGGGGACTAGAATTAAAAAAGGAATTTATAAAAGATAAACTCCGTGAATGGGAAATGAGAGACTCGGCAGGTTATTCTCTTCCTCACACAAGCTATGACGTTGAATTGATTTATAGTCTGGCTTCAAAAAATAAAATAAGAAGTGACCGTTTTTCATTTTATGCACAAGATGTATATAAGTTTTCCTCAAATATTGGGTTATTAACTTTCAACATTGGAGTGCGGGGAAGTTATTGGAACTGGAACAAAGAATTTATCTTCAGTCCACGTACTTCCATAGCGCTTATTCCAAGGTTTAATGAAGATCTGACTTTCCGTGCCGCATCAGGAGTTTATTATCAGGCTCCTTTCTACAAAGAGTTTAGGGATACTACCACCATAAATGGGAATGCAACCGTAACACTTAATAAAGATATAAAATCTCAAAGATCCATTCATTTTGTATTGGCCGGAGATTATAGATTCAGAGCCCTTGGCAGACCATTTAAATTCACCACTGAACTTTATTATAAGAAACTGGATGATCTGATTCCTTACAATGTTAACAATGTGCACATAAGCTACTACGGTAAGAATATGGCCAGTGGATATGCAACAGGTATTGATATGAAATTATTCGGAGAATTTGTTCAGGGCACAGACTCCTGGCTTTGTCTTTCATTAATGAAAACTGAAGAACAGATAAATAAAAAATGGATTCCGCGTCCTACCGACCAGAGATACAACCTCTCATTTTTCTTCAGCGACTACTTCCCCGGAAATAAAAAATGGAAAATGAACTTAAAAGCCACCTTGGCTGACGGGCTTCCTTTTGGTCCTCCGCATTCCGGAAGAGAAGAAATAGTATTTCGAACTCCGCCATATAAGAGAGTAGATATTGGCATGTCCAGACAAATTATTGACAACGAAGATGGAGACTATCGTGGGCGTATCAGCCGCCATATTCGCAACATGTGGATTGGAATAGATATATTCAATTTGCTAGGTATCAACAACGTAAATTCCTACTATTGGGTCACCGATATATCGAATAACCAATATGCCGTCCCTAATTACCTTACATCTCGTCAAATTAATATTCGTTTACTTTTAGAATTTTAG
- a CDS encoding nitroreductase family protein, whose amino-acid sequence MEQFSELIKNRRSTRKFTSEELKQEEVVSLLKAALMSPSSKRTNPWQFIVVDDKETLAKLAKCKDKSADFIAEAALAIVVAADPLASDVWIEDASIASIMIQLQAEDLGLGSCWVQVRERFTATGMSSDEYVHGILDIPLQLQVLSVIAIGHKGMERKPFNEEHLQWEKIHINKYEGK is encoded by the coding sequence ATGGAACAATTCAGTGAATTGATAAAGAACAGACGTAGTACCAGAAAGTTTACATCTGAGGAACTGAAACAAGAAGAAGTGGTGAGCTTACTAAAAGCAGCTTTAATGTCCCCCTCATCCAAACGTACAAATCCCTGGCAATTTATAGTTGTTGATGATAAAGAAACATTGGCAAAACTGGCAAAGTGCAAAGATAAAAGTGCAGACTTTATAGCAGAAGCAGCATTGGCTATTGTTGTTGCTGCCGATCCATTAGCTAGTGATGTATGGATTGAAGATGCTTCTATCGCCTCTATTATGATTCAATTGCAGGCTGAAGATTTAGGGTTAGGAAGTTGCTGGGTGCAAGTTCGTGAACGATTTACTGCTACCGGAATGTCTTCCGATGAATATGTGCATGGTATATTGGATATCCCGTTACAACTTCAGGTTCTGTCGGTTATAGCTATAGGACATAAAGGAATGGAACGCAAACCTTTTAATGAGGAACATTTGCAGTGGGAGAAGATACATATTAATAAATATGAAGGAAAATAA
- a CDS encoding acyl-CoA carboxylase subunit beta: MSNQLEKVKELIELRTQARLGGGEKAIEKQHAKGKYTARERIAQLLDDGSFEEMDMFVKHRCTNFGQEKKSYLGDGVVTGYGTIEGRLVYVFAQDFTVFGGSLSETMALKICKVMDQAMKMGAPVIGLNDSGGARIQEGINALGGYAEIFQRNILASGVIPQISGIFGPCAGGAVYSPALTDFTLMMEGTSYMFLTGPKVVKTVTGEDVSQEDLGGASVHSTKSGVTHFTAKTEEEGLSIIRKLLSFIPQNNLEESPLVPCDDPIDRLEDSLNEIVPDSPNKPYDMYEVIGAIIDNGEFLEIQKDYAKNIIIGFARFNGQSVGVVANQPKYLAGVLDSNASRKAGRFVRFCDAFNIPIVTLVDVPGFLPGTGQEYNGVILHGAKLLYAYGEATVPKVTVTLRKSYGGSHIVMSCKQLRGDMNYAWPTSEIAVMGGAGAVEVLYAKEAKTAEDPIRFMAEKEEEYTKLFANPYNAAKYGYIDDVIEPRNTRFRIIRALQQLQTKKLTNPAKKHGNIPL, encoded by the coding sequence ATGAGTAACCAACTTGAAAAAGTAAAAGAGCTTATAGAACTACGTACGCAAGCTCGCTTAGGTGGTGGAGAAAAAGCTATTGAAAAACAACACGCGAAAGGAAAATACACTGCACGTGAGCGAATCGCTCAATTATTAGATGATGGAAGTTTTGAAGAAATGGATATGTTCGTAAAACATAGATGTACAAACTTCGGTCAGGAAAAAAAATCATATCTTGGTGATGGAGTTGTTACCGGATACGGAACTATTGAAGGTAGATTAGTTTATGTTTTCGCACAGGACTTCACAGTTTTCGGAGGTTCTTTGTCTGAAACTATGGCACTAAAGATCTGTAAAGTTATGGATCAAGCTATGAAGATGGGTGCACCGGTTATTGGACTCAATGACTCTGGAGGTGCTCGTATCCAGGAAGGAATTAACGCACTTGGCGGATATGCTGAAATTTTCCAGCGCAACATTCTTGCATCAGGAGTTATTCCTCAAATTTCTGGAATTTTCGGTCCTTGTGCAGGTGGAGCTGTATATTCTCCGGCATTGACAGACTTTACTTTAATGATGGAAGGTACTTCTTATATGTTCCTTACAGGTCCTAAAGTTGTAAAAACAGTAACAGGCGAAGATGTTTCACAAGAAGATTTAGGAGGTGCAAGTGTACACTCTACAAAATCAGGTGTAACTCATTTTACTGCTAAAACAGAAGAAGAAGGTTTATCTATTATTCGTAAGCTACTTAGCTTTATTCCACAAAACAACTTAGAAGAATCACCTCTTGTTCCTTGTGATGATCCAATAGACCGTTTAGAAGACTCTTTAAATGAAATTGTTCCTGACAGTCCAAACAAGCCTTATGATATGTATGAAGTTATAGGTGCGATCATTGACAACGGAGAGTTTCTAGAAATTCAAAAAGATTATGCCAAAAATATTATAATCGGTTTTGCCCGCTTTAACGGACAATCTGTTGGCGTTGTGGCTAATCAGCCTAAATATCTTGCAGGTGTACTTGATAGCAACGCTTCACGTAAAGCCGGACGTTTTGTTCGTTTCTGTGATGCATTTAATATTCCTATAGTAACTTTGGTTGATGTTCCGGGATTCTTGCCAGGAACAGGACAAGAGTACAATGGAGTTATTCTTCATGGAGCTAAACTGCTTTACGCTTATGGTGAAGCAACAGTACCTAAAGTAACCGTTACTCTTAGAAAGTCATACGGAGGTTCACATATTGTAATGAGTTGTAAACAACTTCGTGGAGATATGAACTATGCATGGCCAACTTCTGAGATTGCAGTTATGGGTGGTGCCGGTGCAGTAGAAGTATTGTATGCAAAAGAAGCAAAAACAGCTGAAGATCCTATTCGCTTTATGGCTGAAAAAGAAGAAGAATACACCAAGTTGTTTGCTAATCCATACAATGCGGCAAAATATGGTTACATTGACGATGTTATTGAACCTAGAAATACTCGTTTCCGTATTATTCGTGCTTTACAGCAATTACAAACTAAGAAGTTAACCAATCCGGCTAAAAAGCATGGAAATATTCCATTATAA
- a CDS encoding sodium ion-translocating decarboxylase subunit beta — MGELGTYLSNNLADFWSYTGFANATPGGLIMLLVGMCLIYLAIKKDFQPMLLIPIGFGILVGNILFMIGADSGSYDDSVFNVLYQGLESGWYLPLMLLGIGAMTDFSALISNPKLMLIGAAAQLGIFGAYILAMILGVDPAQAAGISIIGSANGPIALFLASKLSPELVGIVALSVYAYIALIPVIQPPLMRLLTNSNDRVIKMKPARQVSHTEKLVFPVVGLVLTCLLVPSALPLLGMLFFGNLLKESGVTRRLAEAVSGTLLDIVTVLLGLTAGVTLTASNFFTVNTVFAIVIGILAIIIATASGILFIKLTNLFLKEGHKINPLIGNAGIASPLAANISEEIGLEYDSTNYLSVHAMGPNVAGIIGAALAAGILMGFIM; from the coding sequence ATGGGAGAGCTTGGAACATATTTATCAAATAACTTAGCTGACTTCTGGAGTTATACAGGATTCGCAAACGCTACGCCAGGCGGACTTATTATGCTGCTTGTCGGAATGTGTTTAATATATCTGGCAATAAAAAAAGACTTTCAGCCAATGTTATTGATTCCTATCGGTTTTGGAATACTCGTAGGAAATATACTTTTCATGATAGGTGCCGATTCTGGTTCTTATGATGATTCAGTATTCAATGTTTTATATCAAGGTTTGGAAAGTGGTTGGTATCTTCCATTAATGCTTTTAGGTATTGGAGCTATGACCGACTTTTCTGCTCTGATTTCTAATCCTAAGTTAATGCTTATCGGAGCAGCTGCTCAGTTAGGTATTTTCGGTGCTTATATACTTGCAATGATTCTTGGTGTTGATCCAGCTCAGGCAGCTGGTATAAGTATTATTGGTAGTGCAAACGGTCCTATTGCTTTATTCCTGGCATCTAAATTATCTCCAGAATTAGTTGGTATCGTTGCTTTATCTGTTTATGCTTATATTGCTCTGATACCTGTAATACAACCACCGTTAATGCGCTTACTGACCAACAGCAATGACAGAGTTATAAAAATGAAACCAGCTCGTCAGGTATCGCATACTGAAAAGTTAGTATTCCCAGTTGTTGGGTTGGTACTTACTTGCTTATTGGTACCTTCGGCTTTGCCATTATTAGGTATGTTATTCTTTGGTAATCTGCTTAAAGAAAGTGGTGTTACCCGTCGTTTAGCAGAAGCTGTAAGCGGAACATTGCTTGATATTGTTACTGTACTTTTAGGATTAACAGCTGGGGTAACACTTACTGCAAGCAATTTCTTTACAGTAAATACGGTGTTCGCAATAGTCATTGGTATATTAGCTATCATTATTGCAACTGCTTCGGGTATACTATTTATTAAGTTGACAAACTTATTCCTTAAGGAAGGTCATAAGATTAATCCACTTATTGGAAATGCCGGAATTGCTTCGCCTTTGGCAGCAAACATTTCAGAAGAAATTGGTTTGGAATATGATTCTACTAATTATTTGTCTGTACATGCCATGGGACCAAATGTAGCTGGTATTATTGGTGCTGCATTGGCAGCAGGAATACTTATGGGCTTTATTATGTAA
- the mce gene encoding methylmalonyl-CoA epimerase yields MKISHIEHLGIAVKSIEEALPYYENVLGLKCYNIEVVEDQKVKTAFLKVGETKIELLEPTSPDSTIAKFIENKGAGVHHVAFAIEDGVANALAEAETNGIRIIDKAPRLGAEGLQIAFLHPKSTLGVLTELCEH; encoded by the coding sequence ATGAAGATTTCTCACATTGAACATTTAGGCATTGCCGTAAAGAGTATAGAAGAAGCTTTACCTTATTATGAAAATGTATTAGGTTTGAAATGCTACAATATAGAAGTAGTTGAAGACCAAAAAGTTAAAACAGCTTTTTTAAAAGTTGGAGAAACAAAAATTGAACTACTGGAACCTACTAGTCCAGATAGTACTATTGCTAAATTTATTGAAAATAAAGGAGCAGGTGTACACCATGTTGCATTTGCAATTGAAGATGGAGTTGCGAACGCTTTGGCTGAAGCTGAAACAAATGGAATCCGCATAATCGACAAAGCACCTCGTTTAGGAGCTGAAGGATTACAGATTGCATTCCTTCATCCTAAATCTACCCTCGGCGTACTTACCGAACTTTGTGAACACTAA
- a CDS encoding GNAT family N-acetyltransferase, which translates to MVFKLLTYYHAYDIPDLPGDNVFYSKEMFQIYEATPGYTPILVVAYNGTKPIAKILTVLRKCIRLIPPSFIRRCEIYGTGEYFDDEISSEVIFDKMLEYITDIGIQESFILIFRNLENSLFGYKTFRKNQYFPINWMQVRSSLHKTSDLLDRVSVSRRRQIKKGYTNGAYVKEAKSIEEIRAFSQMLKMNYSYNIRKNFPCIEYFEYFDEKAVHSGMGRIFIVKYKDKIIGGSVLVFSKTNAYLLFSGGLKKTYKKLYPGVLAIWEALKFAQKEGYEHLEYMDVGLPFKKHGYRDFVLRFGGQQKSSRRWFRLKWSFLNNFFVRIYT; encoded by the coding sequence ATGGTATTTAAGCTTCTTACATATTATCACGCATATGATATTCCAGACTTACCTGGAGATAATGTATTTTATTCCAAAGAGATGTTTCAGATTTATGAAGCAACTCCAGGCTACACTCCTATTCTGGTTGTAGCTTATAATGGAACAAAGCCTATTGCCAAGATACTGACTGTTCTCAGAAAATGTATTCGCTTAATTCCACCAAGCTTTATTCGCAGATGCGAAATTTATGGAACCGGAGAATATTTTGATGATGAGATAAGCTCTGAAGTCATTTTTGATAAAATGCTTGAGTATATAACAGATATCGGAATCCAGGAATCTTTCATATTAATATTCAGGAATCTGGAAAACTCATTATTCGGTTACAAAACTTTTCGTAAGAATCAATACTTTCCTATTAACTGGATGCAAGTAAGAAGTTCTCTGCACAAAACTTCCGACTTGCTAGATAGAGTTAGTGTTTCTCGTAGAAGACAAATCAAAAAAGGATATACCAATGGGGCGTATGTTAAAGAGGCGAAAAGTATTGAAGAGATTCGTGCTTTCTCACAGATGCTTAAAATGAACTATTCGTATAACATTCGTAAAAACTTCCCTTGTATTGAATACTTTGAATATTTCGATGAGAAAGCTGTACACAGCGGAATGGGTAGAATATTCATTGTGAAATACAAGGATAAAATAATTGGAGGTTCTGTACTTGTCTTTTCTAAAACAAATGCATACCTGTTATTTTCTGGAGGTCTTAAAAAAACATATAAAAAACTATATCCCGGAGTACTAGCTATTTGGGAAGCCTTAAAATTTGCACAGAAAGAGGGTTATGAACATTTGGAATATATGGATGTAGGATTACCTTTCAAGAAACATGGATACCGCGATTTTGTTCTTCGCTTTGGCGGTCAGCAAAAAAGTTCACGCCGCTGGTTCAGACTCAAATGGTCTTTCTTAAATAATTTTTTTGTTAGAATATACACATAA